From Phenylobacterium montanum, the proteins below share one genomic window:
- a CDS encoding ribbon-helix-helix domain-containing protein → MPRLRKRSISLSGHATSLALEPEFWEALSAMAAARAMSLAGLIVDIDAGRADRPLASACRVAALAWARNGG, encoded by the coding sequence GTGCCGCGTCTTCGTAAGAGATCCATCAGTCTGTCCGGCCACGCCACCTCGCTGGCGCTGGAGCCCGAGTTCTGGGAGGCCCTTAGCGCCATGGCCGCCGCCCGGGCGATGAGCCTGGCTGGCCTGATCGTCGACATCGACGCCGGCCGCGCCGATCGCCCCTTGGCCTCGGCCTGCCGCGTCGCCGCCCTCGCCTGGGCCCGCAACGGCGGCTGA
- a CDS encoding alpha/beta hydrolase family protein has protein sequence MLNRLALIGLLVLAPALVRAAEPSANVGFDSATVPSGAGPAFEMLVWYPTDAAASPQRLGGWTQAVAPGAAPAPGRHPLVVISHGNGGWAGGHYDTALALAHAGFVVAALTHPGDNYEDMSRQTDMPDRPRDLHRLIDFMLEASREKDAIDPARVGAFGFSAGGFTVLVEAGGVPDYSTIRPHCDALPDNFDCKLSRMTGKLDAPPPPASAWTHDLRVKAVVSAAPGLAFTFLHGGLKGVTVPVQIWRAEYDHVLPSPDYAEAARDALPGPADYHVAKNADHYDFLAPCSADMAKRLPEICTSRPGFDRVKFHEDFDAAVVAFFQRAIG, from the coding sequence ATGCTCAACCGCCTCGCCCTGATCGGCCTATTGGTCCTCGCGCCGGCGCTCGTGCGGGCCGCCGAGCCTTCGGCCAATGTCGGCTTCGATAGCGCGACCGTGCCCTCGGGCGCCGGGCCGGCGTTCGAGATGCTGGTCTGGTATCCGACCGACGCGGCGGCCAGCCCGCAGCGGTTGGGCGGCTGGACCCAGGCGGTGGCGCCGGGCGCCGCGCCTGCGCCGGGGCGACATCCGCTGGTGGTGATCAGCCATGGCAACGGCGGCTGGGCCGGCGGGCACTACGACACCGCCCTGGCCCTGGCCCATGCCGGCTTCGTGGTCGCGGCCCTCACCCACCCCGGCGACAACTACGAGGACATGAGCCGCCAGACCGACATGCCCGACCGGCCGCGCGACCTGCACCGGCTGATCGACTTCATGCTGGAGGCCTCGCGGGAAAAAGACGCCATAGACCCGGCGCGGGTGGGGGCGTTCGGCTTTTCGGCCGGCGGCTTCACGGTGCTGGTGGAGGCCGGGGGCGTGCCGGACTATTCGACCATCCGGCCGCATTGCGACGCTCTGCCGGACAATTTCGACTGCAAGCTGTCGCGCATGACCGGCAAGCTGGACGCCCCGCCGCCGCCGGCCTCGGCCTGGACCCACGATCTGCGGGTCAAGGCGGTGGTCTCGGCCGCGCCTGGGCTGGCCTTCACCTTCCTGCATGGGGGACTGAAGGGGGTGACGGTCCCCGTGCAGATCTGGCGGGCCGAGTACGACCACGTGCTGCCCAGCCCCGACTATGCCGAGGCCGCCCGCGACGCCCTGCCGGGGCCGGCGGACTATCATGTGGCGAAGAACGCCGACCACTACGACTTCCTGGCCCCCTGCAGCGCGGACATGGCCAAGCGGCTGCCGGAGATCTGCACCTCGCGCCCGGGATTCGACCGGGTGAAGTTCCACGAGGACTTCGACGCGGCGGTCGTGGCGTTCTTTCAGAGGGCGATCGGGTAG
- a CDS encoding DUF3617 domain-containing protein: protein MRPWILAALSFAALTPLAGCNRPVVASSAAPAAASAAVSAAPAPQAAAYPHRKAGLWRQTMSMAGGPAMPATEMCLDDASQAKLSMVGQEMSRNHCSPPQFTRNPDGSFSFTASCDMGEAGRSTTTGTVTGDFNSSYQTMIDSKITGAATAAANGEHKMTMTATWLGPCTADQKPGDMIMSNGMKMNMLDRAGG from the coding sequence ATGCGCCCCTGGATCCTGGCCGCCCTGAGCTTTGCCGCCCTGACGCCCCTGGCCGGCTGCAACAGGCCGGTCGTCGCCTCCAGCGCGGCCCCGGCGGCGGCCTCGGCCGCGGTGTCCGCAGCCCCCGCGCCCCAGGCGGCGGCCTATCCGCACCGCAAGGCCGGCCTCTGGCGCCAGACCATGTCCATGGCCGGCGGCCCCGCCATGCCCGCCACCGAAATGTGCCTCGACGACGCCAGCCAAGCCAAGCTGTCCATGGTCGGCCAGGAAATGAGCCGCAACCATTGCAGCCCGCCTCAGTTCACCCGCAATCCGGACGGATCGTTCAGCTTCACAGCCAGCTGCGACATGGGCGAGGCGGGCCGGAGCACCACCACCGGAACCGTCACCGGCGACTTCAATTCCAGCTACCAGACCATGATCGACTCCAAGATCACCGGCGCGGCGACCGCGGCCGCCAATGGCGAGCACAAGATGACCATGACCGCCACCTGGCTCGGCCCCTGCACAGCCGACCAGAAGCCCGGCGACATGATCATGTCCAACGGCATGAAGATGAACATGCTGGACCGCGCCGGCGGTTGA
- a CDS encoding glutathione peroxidase: MAASLQEISVNHIDGSPGSLGEFAGKVVLVVNVASKCGLTPQYEGLEKLYEAYRGRGLVVAGFPANEFAGQEPGSNAEIAAFCETSFGVTFPMFEKIVVKGEGQHPLYKALTAAVTEAVGAPDNAPKTGEVSWNFEKFLVNRQGAVVGRFSPVVKPDDPRLVAAIEAQLDG, from the coding sequence ATGGCCGCCAGCCTGCAGGAGATCAGCGTCAATCATATCGATGGCTCGCCGGGCTCCCTGGGCGAGTTCGCCGGCAAGGTGGTGCTGGTGGTCAATGTGGCGTCGAAATGCGGCCTGACCCCGCAGTATGAGGGCCTGGAGAAGCTCTATGAGGCCTATCGCGGCCGCGGGCTGGTGGTGGCGGGCTTCCCCGCCAACGAGTTCGCCGGCCAGGAGCCGGGGAGCAACGCCGAGATCGCCGCCTTCTGCGAGACCAGCTTCGGCGTCACCTTCCCGATGTTCGAGAAGATCGTGGTCAAGGGCGAGGGCCAGCACCCGCTCTACAAGGCCCTGACCGCCGCGGTGACCGAGGCGGTGGGCGCGCCGGACAATGCGCCCAAGACCGGCGAGGTCTCGTGGAACTTCGAGAAGTTCCTGGTGAACCGCCAGGGGGCCGTGGTCGGCCGCTTCTCGCCTGTGGTCAAGCCGGACGACCCGCGGCTTGTTGCGGCGATCGAGGCGCAGCTGGACGGGTAG
- a CDS encoding GNAT family N-acetyltransferase translates to MADQSVTDNQGKSRFELAVDGQVAFADYWRDGDRLVIPHVETPQALRGHGVAARLMEGIVAHAREAGLKIVPVCTYAQAWMRRHREHEDILA, encoded by the coding sequence TTGGCCGACCAGTCCGTGACCGACAATCAGGGCAAGAGCCGCTTCGAGCTGGCGGTCGACGGCCAGGTCGCCTTCGCCGACTATTGGCGCGACGGCGACCGCCTGGTGATCCCGCATGTGGAGACCCCGCAGGCCCTGCGCGGCCATGGCGTCGCCGCACGGCTGATGGAAGGGATCGTGGCCCACGCCCGCGAGGCGGGCCTGAAGATCGTGCCGGTCTGCACCTATGCCCAGGCCTGGATGCGCCGGCATCGGGAGCACGAGGATATCCTCGCATAG
- a CDS encoding TetR/AcrR family transcriptional regulator, giving the protein MSKDGYHHGDLRRALIEAALAVVEQAGAEAVSLRELAEQAGVSRAAPYRHFADRDELLACVAARGFEDLNAGYEAALAAPGDGRERLRRASLVYVDFAARRPGLFKLMFESDLLAPGKVPAVMVPAANQSYYLLWRAVEGADPSADDKTVKARTITLWSTLYGFLALDGAGRFKPFMTEPLTREEIVEAVVSAATRG; this is encoded by the coding sequence ATGAGCAAGGACGGCTACCACCACGGCGACCTGCGCCGCGCCCTGATCGAGGCGGCCCTGGCCGTGGTCGAACAGGCCGGCGCCGAGGCCGTCTCACTCCGCGAACTGGCCGAACAGGCCGGAGTCTCCCGCGCAGCGCCCTATCGCCACTTCGCCGACCGCGACGAGCTCTTGGCCTGCGTGGCTGCGCGCGGGTTCGAGGACCTTAACGCCGGCTACGAGGCCGCCCTCGCCGCCCCTGGCGACGGGCGCGAGCGGCTGCGGCGGGCCAGCCTGGTCTATGTTGACTTCGCCGCGCGCCGCCCTGGCCTCTTCAAGCTGATGTTCGAGAGCGACCTCCTGGCTCCCGGCAAGGTGCCTGCGGTGATGGTCCCGGCCGCCAATCAGTCCTACTACCTGTTGTGGCGCGCCGTGGAGGGCGCCGACCCGTCGGCCGACGACAAGACCGTCAAGGCGCGCACCATCACCCTTTGGTCGACCCTCTACGGCTTTCTGGCGCTCGACGGCGCCGGCCGCTTCAAGCCGTTCATGACCGAGCCCCTGACTCGAGAGGAGATCGTCGAGGCGGTGGTGTCCGCCGCCACCAGGGGCTGA
- a CDS encoding cell wall hydrolase produces the protein MAGASARSSDDHLRAARLANAAARQFSEGALRAETQGMAPGAVALAQRHDPLSAAAHDAPTNLQIASPAAVAGVTPAAQALAHPSVMRVSLPAAAGPAARPFRLPTADTLQSARDLDCLTDAVYYEARGETAAGQAAVAQVVLNRVRHTGFPKSVCGVVFQGVSQDGCQFSFACDGSMHRPKEAEAWRRAEQVAARALTGFVMPAVGNATHFHAVGADPGWGPGLLRVAQVGLHVFYRFGGYNGAPASFKGQPQGSTPEDAGQAAPPPIQTASADGARAGGQYILASATVAQPTPQSAPTAKPAESASQPKTEAPKKADSGA, from the coding sequence ATGGCTGGGGCGTCCGCCCGATCATCCGATGACCATCTGCGCGCCGCGCGCCTGGCGAATGCGGCTGCGCGTCAGTTTTCCGAAGGCGCCCTGCGCGCCGAAACCCAGGGCATGGCCCCGGGCGCCGTCGCCCTGGCCCAGCGCCACGACCCGCTTTCAGCCGCGGCGCATGACGCTCCGACCAATCTACAGATCGCCTCGCCGGCCGCTGTGGCCGGGGTCACCCCCGCCGCCCAGGCGTTGGCGCACCCGAGCGTAATGCGCGTCAGCCTGCCGGCCGCCGCCGGCCCCGCTGCACGGCCCTTCCGCCTGCCCACCGCCGACACCCTGCAGTCGGCCCGCGACCTCGATTGCCTGACCGACGCGGTCTATTACGAGGCCCGCGGCGAGACGGCCGCCGGCCAGGCCGCCGTGGCCCAGGTGGTGCTGAACCGCGTGCGCCATACGGGCTTCCCCAAGTCGGTCTGCGGCGTGGTGTTCCAGGGCGTCAGTCAGGACGGCTGCCAGTTCAGCTTCGCCTGCGACGGCTCCATGCACCGGCCCAAGGAGGCCGAGGCCTGGCGCCGGGCCGAGCAGGTCGCCGCCCGCGCCCTGACCGGCTTCGTCATGCCCGCCGTCGGCAACGCCACCCACTTCCACGCGGTCGGCGCGGATCCGGGCTGGGGCCCTGGCCTGCTGCGCGTGGCCCAGGTCGGCCTGCACGTCTTCTATCGCTTCGGCGGCTACAATGGCGCCCCGGCCAGCTTCAAGGGTCAGCCCCAGGGCTCGACGCCGGAAGACGCCGGCCAAGCCGCCCCGCCGCCGATCCAGACCGCCTCGGCCGACGGCGCCCGAGCCGGCGGCCAGTACATCCTGGCCAGCGCCACCGTGGCCCAGCCGACGCCGCAGAGCGCCCCGACCGCAAAGCCGGCCGAGTCCGCGTCTCAGCCCAAGACAGAAGCACCCAAGAAAGCCGACAGCGGGGCCTGA